One stretch of Arachis hypogaea cultivar Tifrunner chromosome 20, arahy.Tifrunner.gnm2.J5K5, whole genome shotgun sequence DNA includes these proteins:
- the LOC112784115 gene encoding pathogenesis-related protein 1-like translates to MKTCKISFSLICILFGLLCITNDYVYGHDSPNDYLDAHNIARSELGEPNLVWDETLEKYAQNYANQRKQDCQLIHSHGPYGENLAWSSSNDLSGVDAVKMWVDEKPYFNYLLNICADNQMCGHYTQVIWGNTLRVGCAKVICDNNGGSFITCNYDPPGNYIGERPY, encoded by the coding sequence atgaaaacatgcaagatttcattttctcttatttgTATCTTATTCGGCTTATTATGCATTACGAATGATTATGTCTATGGTCATGATTCACCAAACGACTATCTTGATGCACACAACATAGCAAGATCAGAGTTGGGTGAACCGAATTTGGTTTGGGACGAAACCCttgaaaaatatgcacaaaattatgCCAATCAACGTAAACAAGATTGCCAGCTAATCCATTCACATGGTCCCTATGGAGAGAACCTTGCATGGAGCAGCAGCAATGATCTTTCTGGCGTTGATGCTGTGAAAATGTGGGTAGATGAGAAACCATACTTTAATTACTTGTTAAACATATGTGCTGATAATCAAATGTGTGGCCACTACACTCAAGTGATTTGGGGCAACACATTGCGTGTTGGTTGTGCCAAAGTCATTTGTGACAATAATGGTGGCAGTTTCATTACTTGCAACTATGATCCTCCTGGCAATTACATTGGAGAGAGACCTTATTGA